A region from the Volucribacter amazonae genome encodes:
- the malF gene encoding maltose ABC transporter permease MalF, with product MQQATKLTKYQQWLKYAVISLILFIDLYLIILMYLQGEYLFGILTLIVITSGVYVFANKKTYSYRYLYPGIMGMFIFILFPLIATIAIAFTNYSGTNQLSYERALAVLLQQQDFTGDKFNFKLYAVTPQQYQLGLENTTTGQYYLANIADLSETPIYAQAVEQLPNLTAEPLRVITQNRSYLQNLVVLLPNGDELTMSSLRQFSEQQARYHYDETHKILTNNQTGERYQANDHIGFFQAIDQQGHWQATTLEPGYTVGIGWANFIKIFTDEGIQKPFLQIFVWTVIFSLLTVVFTVILGMVLASVVQWEALQGKGIYRVLLILPYAVPAFISILVFKGLFNQSFGEINLILHQLFGIRPEWFNDPLLAKIMILIVNTWLGYPYMMILCMGLLKAIPADLYEASAMDGASTWQNFSKITFPLLIKPLTPLMIASFAFNFNNFVLIQLLTNGRPDMIGTTTPAGYTDLLVSYTYRIAFEGSGSQDFGLAAAIATIIFLLVGGLALLNLKSIKLKLD from the coding sequence ATGCAACAAGCCACAAAATTAACAAAATATCAACAATGGTTAAAATATGCGGTAATCAGTTTAATATTATTTATTGATTTATATTTAATCATTTTAATGTATCTACAAGGCGAATACTTATTTGGCATACTAACCTTAATTGTTATTACTTCTGGTGTGTATGTTTTTGCGAATAAAAAAACATACAGTTATCGCTATCTTTACCCGGGCATTATGGGAATGTTTATTTTTATCCTGTTCCCACTCATTGCGACTATTGCCATTGCTTTTACTAATTACAGTGGTACGAACCAACTCAGCTATGAACGAGCATTAGCGGTGTTATTACAACAGCAGGATTTTACTGGCGATAAATTCAACTTTAAACTCTACGCCGTTACACCACAACAATATCAACTCGGCTTAGAAAATACTACCACAGGGCAATATTACCTAGCCAATATTGCTGATCTCAGTGAAACACCAATTTATGCTCAAGCCGTAGAACAATTACCCAATTTAACGGCAGAACCTTTACGGGTTATCACACAAAACCGTAGTTATTTGCAAAATCTGGTTGTGTTATTACCCAATGGCGATGAATTAACGATGAGTTCATTACGCCAATTTTCCGAACAACAAGCTCGTTATCATTATGATGAAACCCATAAAATTCTAACCAATAACCAAACAGGCGAACGCTATCAAGCAAATGATCACATTGGTTTTTTCCAAGCCATTGATCAACAAGGGCATTGGCAAGCAACAACCCTTGAACCAGGTTATACCGTAGGTATTGGTTGGGCAAATTTTATTAAAATTTTTACTGATGAAGGCATCCAAAAACCTTTCTTACAAATTTTTGTATGGACAGTGATTTTCTCTCTTTTAACCGTTGTTTTTACGGTTATTTTAGGAATGGTACTTGCTTCTGTTGTGCAATGGGAAGCATTACAAGGTAAAGGGATTTATCGTGTCTTACTTATTTTACCTTATGCGGTACCCGCCTTTATCTCTATTTTGGTTTTCAAAGGATTATTTAACCAAAGTTTTGGAGAAATTAACCTTATTCTTCATCAGCTCTTTGGTATCCGTCCAGAATGGTTTAATGATCCCTTATTAGCTAAAATTATGATCTTAATTGTCAATACTTGGTTAGGTTATCCTTATATGATGATCCTTTGTATGGGATTACTCAAAGCTATTCCAGCGGATTTATATGAAGCCTCTGCCATGGACGGTGCATCAACTTGGCAAAACTTCAGCAAAATCACCTTTCCATTATTGATTAAACCCCTTACCCCTTTAATGATCGCTTCATTTGCCTTTAATTTTAATAATTTTGTTTTAATTCAATTATTAACCAATGGTCGCCCTGATATGATAGGAACAACAACACCAGCCGGCTATACGGATTTGTTAGTCAGTTACACTTATCGTATCGCATTTGAAGGCAGTGGATCACAGGATTTTGGGCTTGCCGCCGCTATCGCCACCATTATTTTCTTATTGGTAGGTGGATTAGCATTACTCAACCTCAAATCAATCAAATTAAAACTCGACTAA
- the malG gene encoding maltose ABC transporter permease MalG, with protein sequence MAMVQPKSMRYRLLATHLLLILFISLIMFPLLMIIGISLRPGNLAIGDIIPQQISWEHWRLALGLEVINPDGSVTPPPFPVLLWLWNSVKVAFITAVGIVALSTTCAYAFASMKFKGKKTLLQAMLIFQMFPAVLSLVALYALFDRLGQYIPFLGLNTHAGVIFAYLGGIALHVWTIKGYFETIDPSLEEAASLDGATPWQAFRLILLPLSVPILAVVFILSFIAAITEVPVASLLLRDVENYTLAVGMQQYLYAQNYLWGDFAAAAVLSALPITIVFLIAQRWLVGGLTAGGVKG encoded by the coding sequence ATGGCAATGGTACAACCAAAATCAATGCGTTATCGCTTACTCGCCACGCACCTATTATTAATTCTATTTATTAGTCTGATTATGTTTCCATTACTGATGATCATTGGTATCTCATTACGCCCGGGTAATCTTGCCATTGGCGATATTATTCCTCAACAAATCTCTTGGGAACATTGGCGACTTGCTCTCGGACTTGAAGTGATTAATCCTGATGGTAGTGTTACCCCACCACCTTTTCCTGTTTTATTATGGTTATGGAACTCAGTTAAAGTCGCATTTATCACTGCAGTGGGGATAGTCGCCCTTTCTACCACTTGTGCTTATGCTTTTGCTAGTATGAAATTCAAAGGCAAAAAAACCTTATTGCAAGCCATGCTTATTTTCCAAATGTTTCCTGCAGTACTCTCTTTAGTTGCCTTATATGCTCTATTTGACCGACTTGGACAATATATTCCATTTTTAGGCTTAAATACCCACGCAGGTGTTATTTTTGCTTATCTCGGCGGAATTGCGTTACATGTATGGACGATTAAAGGTTATTTTGAAACTATTGATCCCTCATTGGAAGAGGCGGCATCACTTGATGGAGCAACACCATGGCAAGCTTTCCGCTTAATTCTACTTCCGCTCTCAGTACCTATTTTGGCTGTCGTTTTTATTCTATCCTTTATTGCAGCAATTACCGAAGTACCAGTAGCATCACTGTTATTGCGTGATGTAGAGAATTATACGCTCGCAGTAGGAATGCAACAGTACCTATATGCACAAAATTACCTATGGGGTGATTTTGCCGCCGCGGCAGTACTATCTGCCCTACCTATCACTATTGTATTTTTAATCGCTCAACGCTGGTTAGTCGGCGGATTAACTGCAGGCGGGGTGAAAGGATAA
- a CDS encoding metallophosphoesterase, whose product MEYRHYIIIAVAIFALQFFIYITAHTIFWLWADKLSFKAKRATGIGLYLLFNGIIALTLLRIYPPLFRISAGLLVLLLFISFISLSCLILFGLGKRWFNPHKLSLTLKIAYPFALIGLLSLSIYNAYTPKIIHYNITLNKPLKQPLRIGMISDLHLGILFGANQLDKLADIMRQQQVDIILMPGDIMDDNVDAYLAQNMQPHLAKLTAPLGVYATLGNHDFFGHERAIYRELSQAGIKVLRDESLNIQDQFVLIGRNDDLVRDRPSTEALLQHVNTNLPIILLDHRPTEITQHAQLPIDIQLSGHTHKGQIFPANLITKMMYVLDYGYQQINQGHFFVSSGYGFWGIPMRLGSQSEVLIIDVKGNNI is encoded by the coding sequence TTGGAATACCGTCATTACATTATTATTGCTGTGGCGATTTTCGCTTTACAGTTTTTTATTTATATCACCGCACACACAATTTTTTGGCTATGGGCAGATAAACTCTCATTTAAAGCAAAACGTGCTACTGGCATTGGTCTTTACCTGCTATTTAACGGCATTATTGCCCTCACATTATTACGCATTTATCCGCCATTATTTAGAATAAGTGCAGGTTTATTAGTGCTATTGCTGTTTATTAGCTTTATCAGCTTATCTTGCCTTATCCTTTTTGGACTTGGTAAACGTTGGTTTAATCCGCATAAATTAAGCCTTACCCTCAAAATTGCTTACCCCTTCGCTTTAATCGGTTTGCTAAGTTTAAGCATTTATAATGCTTATACTCCCAAAATCATTCATTACAACATCACATTAAATAAACCGCTCAAACAACCATTAAGAATAGGTATGATAAGCGATTTGCATTTAGGCATATTGTTTGGAGCAAATCAGCTAGACAAATTAGCCGATATTATGCGGCAACAACAAGTTGATATTATTTTAATGCCGGGCGATATTATGGACGATAATGTTGATGCCTATTTAGCCCAAAATATGCAACCTCATCTCGCCAAACTTACCGCTCCGCTTGGCGTTTATGCCACTCTAGGTAATCACGATTTTTTTGGGCATGAACGAGCCATTTACCGAGAATTAAGCCAAGCAGGTATCAAGGTATTAAGAGATGAAAGCCTAAATATTCAAGATCAATTTGTCTTAATTGGCAGAAATGATGATTTAGTGCGTGATCGTCCGTCAACAGAGGCATTATTGCAACATGTGAATACTAATTTACCGATTATCTTATTGGATCATCGTCCAACAGAAATAACCCAACACGCCCAACTACCTATTGATATTCAGCTATCAGGACATACACACAAAGGACAAATTTTTCCAGCTAATTTGATTACCAAAATGATGTATGTGCTAGATTATGGCTACCAACAAATTAACCAAGGGCATTTTTTTGTTTCATCAGGCTACGGTTTCTGGGGAATTCCCATGCGTTTAGGCTCACAATCGGAAGTGTTGATTATTGATGTTAAGGGTAATAATATTTAG
- a CDS encoding DoxX family protein: protein MNSLNKYSPYLLALLRIIAGYMFLLHGTAKFFEFPISMTGGNGGVELFSLYGLGGLIEIIGGLLLILGLFVRPAAFLMSGQMAYAYFFIHASADNLLLPLVNKGELAALYSLVFLYFVFVGGGAFALDNKFKK from the coding sequence ATGAATTCATTGAATAAATATTCCCCTTATTTGCTTGCATTGTTACGTATCATTGCGGGCTATATGTTTTTATTACATGGTACTGCCAAATTTTTTGAGTTTCCTATTTCAATGACTGGTGGAAATGGAGGCGTTGAACTCTTTTCACTGTATGGATTAGGTGGACTCATTGAAATCATTGGTGGTTTATTGTTAATTTTAGGTTTATTTGTACGTCCAGCGGCATTCTTGATGTCAGGACAAATGGCGTATGCTTATTTCTTTATACACGCCTCAGCAGATAATTTACTTTTACCTCTGGTTAATAAAGGTGAGTTAGCAGCGTTATATTCCCTCGTTTTCCTTTATTTTGTCTTTGTGGGTGGCGGTGCATTTGCCCTAGATAATAAATTCAAAAAATAA
- a CDS encoding NRAMP family divalent metal transporter: MGEQSQPTSTWQTKFKAMGPGILMASAAVGGSHIIASTQAGAIYGWQLAIIIILANLFKYPFFRFGAQYTLMTGKTLLEGYQEKGKAYLWVFFILNVFATAINTAGVGIVTAAILSFIFPQQINLSIPQLSTIVIAVTWGMLLLGKYRLLDRLSKWIMIALTVSTVSAVIIAALKGSTMMPDFVEPSPWNLASLAFIVALMGWMPAPIEISAINSMWVIAKKRFATISYKDGLFDFNVGYISTAILAIVFLALGAIVQYGSGEQVEAAGVKYIAQLIKMYAYAIGDWSRLLIAFIAFMCMFGTTITVIDGYSRANAEALRLLTHKKQGSLKQLNLWMTFAAAMGIIIITFFMRDVATMLNFAMICSFVTTPVFAYLNLSLVLKGQHRVKGGLFWLSIIGLIYLTAFTLLFIAHQTGFIERIWG; this comes from the coding sequence ATGGGCGAACAATCACAGCCAACTTCCACTTGGCAAACAAAATTTAAAGCAATGGGACCCGGTATTTTAATGGCATCGGCGGCGGTGGGTGGCTCGCATATTATTGCCTCAACTCAAGCTGGGGCGATTTATGGTTGGCAATTAGCGATCATCATTATTTTGGCGAATTTATTTAAGTATCCCTTTTTTCGTTTTGGGGCACAATATACCCTAATGACAGGAAAAACTTTATTAGAAGGCTATCAAGAAAAAGGTAAAGCCTATCTTTGGGTGTTTTTTATTCTTAATGTCTTTGCCACAGCAATTAATACGGCTGGCGTGGGCATTGTTACAGCGGCGATTTTGAGTTTTATTTTCCCTCAACAAATTAATTTGAGTATTCCACAGCTGAGCACCATTGTGATTGCAGTAACTTGGGGTATGTTGTTATTAGGGAAATATCGCTTACTAGACCGTTTATCAAAATGGATTATGATTGCTTTAACGGTATCAACCGTTAGTGCAGTAATTATTGCCGCTTTAAAAGGCAGTACGATGATGCCTGATTTTGTAGAACCCTCGCCTTGGAATTTAGCTTCATTGGCTTTTATCGTGGCATTAATGGGTTGGATGCCTGCTCCCATAGAAATTTCAGCAATTAATTCCATGTGGGTAATCGCCAAAAAACGCTTTGCCACAATCAGCTATAAAGATGGTTTATTTGATTTTAATGTGGGCTATATTAGTACAGCAATTTTGGCGATAGTTTTTCTTGCTTTAGGAGCGATTGTGCAATACGGTTCTGGCGAGCAAGTAGAGGCCGCAGGGGTAAAATATATTGCCCAATTAATCAAAATGTATGCTTACGCTATTGGTGATTGGTCAAGATTATTAATTGCCTTTATTGCGTTTATGTGTATGTTTGGCACAACTATTACGGTTATTGACGGCTATTCTCGTGCTAATGCGGAAGCATTACGTCTTTTAACTCATAAAAAACAAGGTTCATTAAAACAACTTAATCTTTGGATGACCTTTGCGGCTGCAATGGGGATCATTATCATTACCTTCTTTATGCGTGATGTGGCAACTATGTTGAATTTTGCGATGATTTGTTCTTTTGTTACCACACCTGTTTTTGCTTATTTAAATTTATCTTTAGTGTTAAAAGGGCAACACCGTGTAAAAGGGGGCTTATTTTGGTTATCCATTATTGGTTTGATTTATTTAACCGCCTTTACGCTATTATTTATTGCTCATCAAACTGGCTTTATAGAAAGAATATGGGGCTGA
- the purH gene encoding bifunctional phosphoribosylaminoimidazolecarboxamide formyltransferase/IMP cyclohydrolase: MQQHRPIRQALLSVSDKTGIVEFAQGLAERGVKLLSTGGTAKLLADNGLSVTEVSDYTGFPEMMDGRVKTLHPKIHGGILGRRGTDDDVMQQHQIDGIDMVVVNLYPFAATVAKPDCSLAEAVENIDIGGPTMVRSAAKNHQDVAIVVNNQDFPAILAEMDQHHNSLTLATRFDLAIKAFEHTAQYDSMIANYFGQKVKPYFRAEEEDQDALCGQFPRTINLNFIRKQTMRYGENSHQNAAFYVEQNPTEASVATAVQLQGKALSYNNIADTDAALECVKEFEQPACVIVKHANPCGVALGQDILQAYERAYQTDPTSAFGGIIAFNRELDEATAKAIIERQFVEVIIAPTVSEAAQAVVKSKKNVRLLACGEWEQRQARLDFKRVNGGLLVQDADLATVDLADLQVVSKRQPTEQELQDLLFCWKVAKYVKSNAIVYAKNNQTIGIGAGQMSRVYSAKIAGIKAADEGLEVKGTVMASDAFFPFRDGIDAAAAAGVTCVIHPGGSMRDQEVIDAADEHGMAMVLTGMRHFRH; encoded by the coding sequence ATGCAACAACATCGTCCTATTCGTCAAGCCTTACTTAGCGTATCTGATAAAACAGGAATTGTAGAATTTGCTCAAGGCCTCGCCGAACGTGGCGTAAAATTACTTTCCACAGGCGGTACAGCAAAATTGCTAGCAGATAATGGGCTAAGCGTAACAGAAGTGTCGGATTACACAGGTTTTCCAGAAATGATGGACGGACGGGTGAAAACCTTGCACCCTAAAATTCACGGTGGTATTTTAGGTCGCCGAGGTACAGACGATGACGTAATGCAACAGCATCAGATTGACGGCATTGATATGGTGGTAGTCAATCTTTATCCTTTTGCTGCCACAGTAGCGAAACCCGATTGTTCCTTAGCTGAAGCAGTGGAAAATATTGATATTGGTGGGCCGACTATGGTGCGTTCTGCTGCGAAAAATCATCAAGACGTGGCGATTGTAGTCAATAATCAAGATTTTCCTGCCATTTTAGCGGAAATGGATCAACATCATAATAGCCTGACCTTAGCCACACGTTTTGACTTAGCCATTAAGGCGTTTGAGCATACAGCACAATATGACAGTATGATTGCCAATTATTTTGGACAAAAAGTTAAACCTTATTTTCGTGCGGAAGAAGAGGATCAAGATGCCCTATGTGGACAATTCCCTCGTACCATCAACCTGAATTTTATTCGCAAACAAACTATGCGTTATGGCGAAAATAGTCATCAAAATGCCGCTTTTTATGTGGAACAAAACCCGACAGAAGCCAGTGTTGCCACAGCGGTACAATTACAAGGCAAAGCCCTTTCTTACAACAATATCGCCGATACCGATGCAGCATTAGAATGTGTAAAAGAATTTGAACAGCCTGCTTGTGTAATCGTAAAACACGCTAACCCTTGTGGTGTCGCACTAGGACAAGATATTTTGCAAGCCTATGAGCGTGCTTATCAAACTGATCCAACCTCAGCATTTGGCGGTATTATTGCCTTTAATCGAGAGCTTGATGAGGCTACAGCCAAAGCTATTATTGAGCGTCAATTTGTGGAAGTGATTATCGCCCCAACAGTGAGCGAGGCGGCACAAGCGGTGGTTAAAAGTAAGAAAAATGTCCGTTTATTAGCTTGCGGTGAATGGGAACAACGTCAAGCACGTTTAGATTTTAAACGTGTTAATGGCGGGTTATTAGTGCAAGATGCGGACTTAGCCACCGTAGATCTTGCTGATTTGCAAGTAGTGAGTAAACGTCAGCCTACTGAGCAAGAACTTCAAGACTTATTATTTTGCTGGAAAGTGGCAAAATATGTGAAATCCAATGCCATTGTGTATGCTAAAAATAATCAAACCATTGGTATTGGGGCAGGGCAAATGAGCCGAGTTTATTCCGCCAAAATTGCAGGAATTAAAGCCGCTGACGAAGGGTTAGAAGTAAAAGGGACGGTAATGGCATCAGATGCTTTCTTCCCTTTCCGAGATGGTATTGATGCCGCAGCTGCTGCGGGGGTAACCTGTGTAATTCACCCGGGCGGTTCAATGCGTGATCAAGAAGTGATTGATGCTGCCGATGAACATGGTATGGCAATGGTTTTAACGGGAATGCGTCATTTCCGTCATTAA
- the purD gene encoding phosphoribosylamine--glycine ligase: MNILIIGNGGREHALAWKVAQSPLADKVFVAPGNAGTALEEKVENVAISATDIVGLVQFAQQQQIDLTIVGPEAPLVLGVVDAFRAAGLKIFGPTKAAAQLEGSKAFTKDFLARHQIPTAEYRNFTEIEPALAYIQQKGAPIVIKADGLAAGKGVIVAMTEAEAEEAVRDMLSGNAFGEAGSRVVIEEFLDGEEASFIVMVDGKNVEPMATSQDHKRVGEQDTGLNTGGMGAYSPAPVVTPDIHQRIMQEVIYPTVQGMAQEGNVYTGFLYAGLMIMPNGQPKVIEFNCRFGDPETQPIMLRLQSDLVELCLAACDEKLDQHQSQWCEQAALGIVLAAEGYPGDYRKGDEITGLESAVQNEKVFLAGVEQKGDKLITNGGRVLCVTALGDSVYAAQQKALALAEKIHWQGRFYRRDIGYRAVAREKA, translated from the coding sequence ATGAATATTCTAATTATTGGTAATGGCGGACGTGAACACGCCTTAGCGTGGAAAGTGGCGCAATCGCCGTTAGCGGACAAAGTATTTGTTGCCCCAGGCAATGCAGGTACAGCTTTAGAGGAAAAAGTAGAAAATGTCGCCATTTCAGCGACAGATATTGTGGGCTTGGTACAATTCGCTCAGCAACAACAGATTGATCTAACCATTGTTGGACCAGAAGCGCCTTTGGTGTTAGGCGTGGTGGACGCATTTCGTGCAGCAGGGTTGAAAATTTTTGGCCCAACTAAAGCGGCGGCTCAACTAGAGGGTTCAAAAGCCTTTACTAAAGATTTCTTAGCTCGTCATCAAATTCCTACCGCCGAATATCGCAATTTTACCGAAATTGAACCCGCTTTAGCTTATATTCAGCAAAAAGGCGCACCTATTGTGATTAAAGCCGATGGCTTAGCAGCTGGAAAAGGGGTTATTGTGGCAATGACCGAGGCGGAAGCCGAAGAGGCGGTGCGTGATATGCTCTCAGGTAATGCTTTTGGCGAGGCAGGAAGTCGTGTGGTGATTGAAGAATTTCTTGATGGCGAAGAGGCAAGTTTTATTGTGATGGTTGACGGCAAAAACGTAGAACCTATGGCAACCAGTCAAGATCATAAGCGAGTGGGCGAGCAAGATACAGGCTTAAATACTGGGGGAATGGGGGCTTATTCACCAGCTCCAGTGGTTACCCCTGATATTCATCAACGCATTATGCAAGAAGTGATTTACCCAACGGTGCAAGGTATGGCACAAGAGGGCAATGTTTATACGGGCTTTTTGTATGCTGGTTTAATGATTATGCCAAATGGACAGCCAAAAGTGATTGAGTTTAATTGTCGTTTTGGTGATCCTGAAACCCAGCCGATAATGTTGCGTTTACAATCAGACTTAGTGGAACTTTGTTTAGCCGCCTGTGATGAAAAACTGGATCAACATCAATCACAATGGTGCGAACAAGCGGCATTAGGCATTGTATTGGCAGCGGAAGGTTACCCGGGCGATTATCGCAAAGGCGATGAAATTACAGGGCTGGAAAGTGCGGTACAAAATGAAAAAGTTTTTTTAGCTGGTGTTGAGCAAAAAGGCGATAAGTTGATTACCAACGGCGGTCGTGTATTATGTGTTACTGCCTTAGGCGATAGCGTGTATGCCGCTCAACAAAAAGCTCTTGCCTTAGCAGAAAAAATCCATTGGCAAGGGCGTTTCTACCGCCGAGATATTGGCTATCGTGCGGTGGCAAGGGAAAAAGCATAA
- the glyA gene encoding serine hydroxymethyltransferase codes for MLTKSMNIKDYDPVLWQAIQDENRRQEEHIELIASENYASPRVMEAQGSQFTNKYAEGYPGKRYYGGCEYADIVEQLAIDRAKELFGADYANVQPHSGSQANAAVYMALLQPGDTILGMSLAHGGHLTHGAAVSFSGKIYHAEQYGITAEGFIDYDALRQQALEVKPKMIVGGFSAYSQVVDWAKMREIADEVGAYLFVDMAHVAGLIAAGVYPNPLPHAHIVTTTTHKTLGGPRGGLILSSAKDEDLYKKLQSAVFPAGQGGPLVHVIAAKAVCFKEAMEPEYKAYQQQVVKNAKAMVEVFKQRGYNVVSNGTENHLFLVDLVSHGLTGKAADAALGKANITVNKNAVPNDPQKPFVTSGIRVGTPSVTRRGFKETEVAELAGWMCDVLDAIGKDNEAEVIEQTKQKVLDICKRLPVYA; via the coding sequence ATGCTAACAAAAAGTATGAATATCAAAGATTATGATCCTGTTTTATGGCAAGCCATTCAAGACGAAAATCGCCGCCAAGAGGAGCATATTGAACTAATTGCCTCTGAAAACTATGCAAGCCCAAGAGTGATGGAAGCACAAGGCTCGCAATTTACCAATAAATATGCCGAGGGCTATCCGGGCAAACGTTATTATGGCGGTTGTGAATATGCGGATATTGTGGAGCAGTTAGCGATCGATCGTGCTAAAGAGTTATTTGGGGCAGATTATGCTAATGTACAACCACATTCAGGCTCACAAGCCAATGCGGCGGTTTATATGGCATTGTTGCAACCAGGCGATACCATTTTAGGTATGAGCCTTGCTCACGGCGGACATTTAACCCACGGTGCAGCAGTCAGCTTCTCAGGTAAAATTTACCACGCAGAACAATATGGTATTACCGCAGAAGGCTTTATTGATTATGATGCCTTACGTCAGCAAGCCCTTGAAGTGAAACCAAAAATGATTGTGGGCGGTTTCTCGGCTTATTCACAAGTGGTGGATTGGGCAAAAATGCGTGAAATTGCTGATGAAGTCGGGGCTTATTTATTTGTGGATATGGCTCACGTTGCAGGTCTTATCGCCGCAGGTGTTTACCCTAATCCATTACCACACGCCCATATTGTTACCACCACCACACACAAAACCCTAGGCGGACCTCGTGGCGGTTTGATTTTATCCAGTGCCAAAGATGAAGATTTGTATAAAAAATTACAAAGTGCCGTATTCCCAGCAGGACAAGGTGGGCCATTAGTTCACGTTATTGCGGCAAAAGCGGTTTGCTTCAAAGAGGCAATGGAGCCTGAATATAAAGCCTATCAGCAACAAGTGGTAAAAAATGCCAAAGCTATGGTAGAAGTATTTAAACAACGTGGTTATAACGTGGTGTCTAACGGCACAGAAAATCACTTATTCTTAGTAGATTTAGTCAGCCACGGTTTGACTGGTAAAGCCGCCGATGCTGCCCTTGGTAAAGCCAATATTACCGTTAATAAAAATGCGGTACCAAATGATCCACAAAAACCTTTTGTTACTTCTGGTATTCGTGTGGGTACACCTTCAGTTACACGCCGTGGCTTTAAAGAAACCGAAGTGGCTGAGTTAGCAGGCTGGATGTGCGACGTTCTTGATGCGATCGGTAAAGATAACGAAGCTGAAGTTATTGAACAAACCAAACAAAAAGTGTTAGACATTTGTAAACGTTTACCAGTATACGCTTAA
- a CDS encoding homocysteine S-methyltransferase family protein → MIILDGGMGRELARRGAPFKQPEWSALALWQQPSAIKQIHQDFIASGAEVITTNSYAVVPFHIGEQRFQQQGEQLCALAGQLAQQAVAESGKAVKIAGSLPPLFGSYRADLFQADKMAEIARPIIQGLSPYVDIWLCETQSAIIEPTMIKPLLPKDQRPFWLSFTLQDEQANTTPCLRSGESVQLAVSKMIELGVDAILFNCCQPEVIGAALQVAKQQLIAHNATHIQLGAYANAFPPQPKNATANDGLDEIRQDLNPMDYLSWAKQWQQLGATIIGGCCGIGPQHIQVLAHRL, encoded by the coding sequence ATGATTATTTTAGATGGTGGTATGGGACGAGAATTAGCTCGCCGAGGTGCCCCTTTTAAGCAACCTGAATGGTCAGCCTTAGCCTTATGGCAACAACCTAGTGCCATAAAACAAATTCATCAAGATTTTATTGCCAGCGGTGCTGAAGTGATTACCACCAACAGTTATGCCGTTGTACCTTTTCATATTGGCGAACAACGTTTCCAACAACAGGGCGAACAGCTTTGCGCTTTAGCAGGGCAACTGGCTCAACAAGCGGTAGCAGAAAGTGGTAAAGCAGTGAAAATTGCAGGCTCTTTGCCACCACTGTTTGGTTCATATCGTGCCGATTTATTTCAAGCGGACAAAATGGCAGAAATTGCTCGCCCAATTATTCAAGGTTTATCGCCTTATGTGGATATTTGGTTATGTGAAACCCAAAGTGCCATTATTGAACCGACAATGATCAAGCCTTTGTTACCAAAGGATCAACGTCCGTTTTGGCTATCCTTTACCTTACAAGATGAACAAGCGAACACAACTCCTTGCTTACGCTCTGGCGAAAGCGTGCAATTAGCGGTCAGCAAAATGATTGAATTAGGGGTTGATGCCATTTTATTTAATTGCTGTCAGCCAGAAGTGATTGGCGCAGCCTTGCAAGTGGCAAAACAACAACTTATCGCCCATAACGCAACCCATATTCAATTAGGGGCGTACGCCAATGCGTTCCCACCACAGCCTAAAAATGCCACAGCCAATGACGGCTTAGATGAAATTCGCCAAGATCTTAATCCTATGGATTATTTAAGCTGGGCAAAACAATGGCAACAACTTGGTGCAACTATTATTGGCGGTTGCTGTGGTATTGGGCCTCAGCATATTCAAGTATTAGCACATAGACTATAA